The DNA sequence TCGCGGTGGGCGACGGCGGTGCCGTGACGGTGAAGGCGTACTCGCCCGAGATCGGGTGGCCGTCGCTCGAGACCACTTTCCAGAGCACGGTCACGACGCCGGATGCCGCCCCCGCGAGTGCCTGGGTCACCACGGTTCCCGCAACGACCGGCTCTCCATCGGCAAGTGAGGCGCCGGTCCCGTCGGTGACGGCGAGTTCTGTCGCGCCCGGGTCGGTCGCGAGCTCGCCGCTGAAGGTGAGCGTCAGCTGCGCCGGCAGCGTGTCGACGGCGGCGTCAGCGGCCGGGTCGGAGGACACGAGCTCGTCGTGTGCATGCGCGGGAGCCGCGACGAGGACGCCGCCCGCGGCGAGCAGGAGGGAAACGAGCATCGCGACCGCGAAGCGCAGACTGCGCACGGGCCCCCGACGGTCGGAAGCGGAGGAGGCAGAGAGAGTAGTCATCCGTTTCAGGCTACGCCCGAGGCTCGGCGTGTGACGTCCGTGTGAATTCGAGCTGGGCGTGCTCAGAACCCGGTGACGCCGTCGTGATCGAGGAGTAGCGTGCGGATCGGGCGGCGCACGCCGCTTTCAGGTCAAGAGAAGGAGAGCGCCGTGGACGCGATGATGATGGACATGATGTCCAAGGAGATGATGTCGAGCGGGTCGGCCGAGAACGGCATGGCCATGATGGACATGCAGCTCATGCAGGCGTGTATGGACGCCTGCTCGGCATGCGAGCAGGCGTGCACCGTCTGCTCGACGCAGATGATGTCGTGTGCGCCGGCGTGCATGAACTGCGCGGACATGTGCAACACGATGATGCGGTCGATGCTGCGGATGCAGGGCATGACCCCCGCCGTGATGATGTCGATGCTCGACGCGTGCATGGCGATGTGCCAGATGTGCATGGACGAGTGCATGGAGCACGCGGACTCCAGCGACGTCTGCAAGATGTGCGCTCAGGCGTGCCAGGCCTGCATGGATGCCTGCATGGCCCTCAAAGACAGCATGATGAA is a window from the Microbacterium lacus genome containing:
- a CDS encoding copper resistance CopC family protein; the encoded protein is MTTLSASSASDRRGPVRSLRFAVAMLVSLLLAAGGVLVAAPAHAHDELVSSDPAADAAVDTLPAQLTLTFSGELATDPGATELAVTDGTGASLADGEPVVAGTVVTQALAGAASGVVTVLWKVVSSDGHPISGEYAFTVTAPPSPTATPTDEPTTEPTDEPDEIATPEPLVTATPASDDSSFGDVWPWIVGGLLVAGLGGAVLYLLVSRARREKELEQTRADALSGGGSTPSAPPADGPTDR